TTTGTAATTTGCCGTGAGGTGTGAGTCCTCAGTGAAGTAAGATTATGCAGGGTGTCTGTTAAGTGACGCAATATTTTTGGCCTGTGCAGAGTTGGTTGACTGGATTTGACACCAACCCACTCTCACTTAGGaaaagaggaagtgagggaactGAATGAATATTGTCGTTTCCATTTCCTCATGCTGTCGGTTTTTCCCAGGTACGCTGTAACCTATAAATATGGCACCTGAGCATAAAGATAACTAAAGCAAATCCCCTTGGTTAGCAGCAACACAGAAGTCCTACACAACATGGGCATGTTGGGTCTATACAAAATACTGGTGAGTATATGGAAGAGACTGGATTGAGTGGCACAGTTTTGAAAAAGCAATAATTTAATTGTCAATCTTCAgttgctgtcccccccccccttttttttctggaGTTTTCTGCCTGTGCTATATTCACTGAATTCGTTTTATCGTTTTTGCAGGTTATCTTATTTGGACTTCTTTTCATCCCTGTTTCGTCCAAGTCTCCGTGTTATGATGAAGAGGAACTGCAGGAGAAAGCTGAAAGGAAGCTTACCACACATTACCATCAACCGTACCGACCGGCCCACGTTCACCAGCCTGACACTCCGGCACCGTGTCCGGTGGAGCTGTACCGACACGCAGCTGATATCAGCagccgctctctctccccctggcgGTACATGTACGTCAACTCTCCCTCCCGTTCAATCATATTCGCTACTCGCGCaaggttgtttttatttttttcacaccAGCGCTATTTCACATTGCACGCGGCAGTAAACTTGAAATTGGGATTCTTGGTAATTTGCAGGATCTGATGTAAACATTTCCTTTCACATTTCGGCTGAAGATTAATGAGTTAAgatgtttattattatttcttacaGTTATGAAACGAAGGAGGACCGATTCCCACGGACGCTCGCCGTCGCTCAGTGCCTTTGCAAAGGATGCATCATAAGCAGAGAGAAGAGTCCCCGAGCAGAAAGTATGGACTATAACTCTGTGCCCCTGAAGCAGAGTAGGGTGGTCCTCAGAAAGGAGCTGTGTGAGGACGGGAAGAAGTACCGCCTGGTACCGGTGTCGGAAGATGTGGCGATCGGCTGCACCTGCGTAAGGGCAAAGATCCTCTCATAgagggcagtttttttttttaatatagacCATCTGTAGTGGCGCGTTTCACTCCATGTTGTGTTTGTTCTAAAATGCACTTAGTTCTCACAAGCGAATGGCTTGCGTTGTGTAAGCCTGTTGGTAAAGGGCTTATTCTGTTCATCTCTCATATAATGTTGTCATACTACACACCAGCTTGCTTACTGCGAGTGGATCGATGTCTTTTTCATTAGAGAAAAAAAGAaccattgtattatatttatattttaaacTATTTATTTAATGATGTTAACTTATTTATTGTTTCGCTTTTGAAATGTTTTAACATTTGTAACTAAATCCACCGGATACAAATGCGTAGTCAAGACGAAGCCTTTTGAACATTTGACGAGCTTTCTTCTCAGCaagataatatttatttatttttccattcattcatttatttatttatttatttatttatctatctatctgtgatgATATCTTGGAGGCAGTTTCTGTGGAATTGATGAACAGTACAGTATAGTTGCACTCTTgaagcaaaaaaaaccccaaaaaaaaacaaagagaaaatGTTAAAACACAAAGGAAAATAAATTTCTAACTTGACCCATTACTTTGACTTTTTGTGCACACATTTTTCCCTGTTAGTCGCTAATCTTGTAACAGTTTTGTCGTGCTGATTTACAGCAAAGAGCCTTCACAGTGTTCAGTAGCCGAATTTATTTACTTCACCCCCTGGGTAGTGCTTGAAGAGGACCCcccctttattattattattattattattaatactaataataataattcaaaaCCATTAAATTGTTTCACAATCTCCTAACGCAACGTAAAGACGGATGTGAGTAAATCtcagtgagaaaaaaaaatcacagaagaCATTGGGAAGAATGGAGCTGAGCCGGTTTACCAACACGAAATGCAATCACAGTGACGTCATGTACGCCTGGGCTATTCTCCAACGTAAAACCTAATCTAAACCTATATCATCTTCCTCTCGAGAGCATGCGTTCGGATCGCTGCTGACGTCTGCTCCTTGTTTTAAAACGTCATTAGCCTTTGCAAGTCTTCGACTGATGCCATTGGTTGAAGAGTGACGGCTGTCCGAATCAGCGAATCCTGGGAGAATGCGTCATGACGTAAAACGTAAGCGACGAGCAGATGATGTTTTTTAGCAAACGTCTCCAACGCTGATCTGTAATTTTAATGTGTTTTAAAACTCCCCAGTTTGACCTGCTGTCTGTGTA
The window above is part of the Lampris incognitus isolate fLamInc1 chromosome 6, fLamInc1.hap2, whole genome shotgun sequence genome. Proteins encoded here:
- the il17c gene encoding interleukin-17C, which gives rise to MGMLGLYKILVILFGLLFIPVSSKSPCYDEEELQEKAERKLTTHYHQPYRPAHVHQPDTPAPCPVELYRHAADISSRSLSPWRYIYETKEDRFPRTLAVAQCLCKGCIISREKSPRAESMDYNSVPLKQSRVVLRKELCEDGKKYRLVPVSEDVAIGCTCVRAKILS